The nucleotide window ATGCATTACTTTTTTAGCTTTTATCACATTAGCACCAAATACTTGCGCGATAGCTTGATGACCAAGACAAACACCTAAAATAGGTATCTTCCCAGAAAATGCTTCAATAACTGACAATGATATTCCCGCATCATTGGGTGTGCAAGGACCAGGAGAGATAACAAGATAGTCTGGAGACAGCGAGGATATTTGCGCAAGTGAAATTTCATCATTACGTTTAACGATAACCTCTTGACCAAGTTCAGAGAAGTATTGGAATAAATTAAACGTAAAGCTATCGTAATTATCGATAATGAGTAACATGAAAAATTATAATTCTAATGTGGAAACAGGGTAAATAATATCACAGGTAAAGGTGGGATTCTAATCATGAGCGTTCGTAATAATACCTACAGTTCAGTGTTAGCTTTATTCAGAAACAAAAAAACAAAGCTCAGCAAGTGCCAAGCTTTGTTTTTAACTAAGTACTAAATAACTTTATTTAACTGATACAAACTCAGGGTAAGCATCGATACCACAGTCCGCCATGTCCATTCCTATTACTTCTTCTTCTTCAGTAACACGAATGCCCATTGTCGCTTTAAGTACTGCCCAAACTAGGATACTTGCGCCAAACACCCATGCAAAGATAATTGCAGCGCCGTATAGTTGAGCACCAAACGTCGCATCGGTATTGCTAAATGGCACAACCATTAGACCAAATAAACCACACACACCGTGTACAGAGATAGCACCAACGGGATCATCAATTCTCGCTTTATCTAATGCTACGATACTAAAGACAACTAACACACCACCTAATGCACCCAATAAGGTCGCAAATGCTGGCGATGGGCTTAACGGGTCAGCTGTAATAGTCACCAGACCAGCTAACGCACCATTAAGAACCATCGTTAAGTCCGCTTTACCCCACATCAATTTAGTGATGAGCAGTGCAGCAACAGCACCGGCAGCAGCCGCTGTATTGGTATTTACAAAGATTGCACCGACAGCCGTTGCATTTTCAACATCTGAAATTAATAGCTGTGAACCACCATTAAAACCAAACCAACCCATCCATAAGATAAATGCACCTAATGTCGCTAATGGCATATTTGAACCAGGGATTGGATAAACCTCACCATTTTTACCGTATTTCCCCTTACGAGCACCCAGTAAAAGTACCGCCGCTAGTGCAGCTGATGCACCAGCCATATGCACAATACCTGAGCCAGCGAAATCAGAGAAACCAGCTTCAGATAAGAAACCACCACCCCAAGTCCAATAACCTTCAATCGGATAAATAACACCTGTT belongs to Moritella sp. F3 and includes:
- a CDS encoding aminodeoxychorismate/anthranilate synthase component II, whose amino-acid sequence is MLLIIDNYDSFTFNLFQYFSELGQEVIVKRNDEISLAQISSLSPDYLVISPGPCTPNDAGISLSVIEAFSGKIPILGVCLGHQAIAQVFGANVIKAKKVMHGKTSAIKHKGKGVFTGLNNPLTVTRYHSLIVETLTLNDVFEITAWTENEAGEFDEIMAFKHKSLALEGVQFHPESILTEQGKELLNNFLMRNL
- a CDS encoding ammonium transporter, with translation MQELTTTVTELRFALDTFYFLMSGVLVMWMAAGFAMLEAGLVRSKNTTEILTKNVVLYSIACIMFLLVGYNIMYVDNAEGGIIPSFGSLIGTASEGADHSLESDFFFQVVFVATAMSIVSGAVAERMKLWAFLAFTVVLTGVIYPIEGYWTWGGGFLSEAGFSDFAGSGIVHMAGASAALAAVLLLGARKGKYGKNGEVYPIPGSNMPLATLGAFILWMGWFGFNGGSQLLISDVENATAVGAIFVNTNTAAAAGAVAALLITKLMWGKADLTMVLNGALAGLVTITADPLSPSPAFATLLGALGGVLVVFSIVALDKARIDDPVGAISVHGVCGLFGLMVVPFSNTDATFGAQLYGAAIIFAWVFGASILVWAVLKATMGIRVTEEEEVIGMDMADCGIDAYPEFVSVK